A region of Diceros bicornis minor isolate mBicDic1 chromosome 31, mDicBic1.mat.cur, whole genome shotgun sequence DNA encodes the following proteins:
- the LOC131395766 gene encoding olfactory receptor 4B1-like, which translates to MASTNNVTELIITGLFQDPEVQRVCFVVFLPLYLVTVMGNGLIVVTVSVSKSLQSPMYFFLSYLSLVEISYSSTVVPKFITDLLAKIKTISLEGCVAQIFFFHFFGVTEIFLLTVMACDRYVAICKPLHYTTIMSRPVCRLLVAGSWLGGFFHSMVQIIVTLQLSFCGPNVIDHYFCDLHPLFKLACTDTSVEGIIVFVNSGLFSIFSFLLLVSSYIIILINLRNHSAEGRRKALSSCASHITVVVLFFGPCTFIYLRPSTTLSVDKMVAVFYTVITPLLNPVIYSLRNAEMKRAMKRLWIRTMKLDEK; encoded by the coding sequence ATGGCGAGTACAAATAATGTGACTGAGTTAATTATCACTGGTCTTTTCCAGGATCCAGAAGTGCAGAGAGTGTGCTTTGtggtgtttcttcctctgtacTTAGTCACAGTGATGGGCAATGGCCTCATCGTTGTGACGGTCAGTGTCAGTAAGAGTCTGCAgtcccccatgtacttcttccttagCTACCTGTCCCTGGTGGAGATCAGTTACTCCTCTACTGTTGTCCCTAAATTCATCACAGACTTACTTGCCAAGATTAAAACCATCTCTCTGGAGGGCTGTGTGGCTCAGATATTCTTCTTCCACTTCTTTGGTGTGACTGAGATCTTCCTGCTCACGGTAATGGCCtgtgaccgctatgtggccatctgcaaacccctTCACTACACAACCATCATGAGCCGGCCTGTGTGTCGCCTTCTGGTGGCTGGCTCCTGGCTTGGGGGCTTTTTTCACTCCATGGTTCAGATCATTGTTACTCTCCAATTATCCTTTTGTGGTCCCAATGTGATTGACCACTACTTCTGTGACCTCCATCCCTTATTCAAGCTTGCCTGCACTGACACCTCTGTGGAGGGGATAATTGTGTTTGTCAACAGTGGATTATTCTctatcttctccttcctcctcctggtgTCCTCCTATATCATCATCCTGATCAATTTGAGGAACCATTCTGCAGAGGGAAGGCGCAAGGCCCTCTCCAGCTGTGCTTCTCACATCACCGTGGTTGTCTTGTTCTTTGGGCCCTGCACCTTCATCTACCTGAGGCCTTCCACCACCCTGTCTGTGGACAAGATGGTGGCCGTGTTCTACACAGTGATCACTCCTCTCCTCAACCCTGTCATCTACTCCCTGAGAAATGCAGAAATGAAGAGGGCCATGAAGAGGCTGTGGATCAGGACAATGAAACTAGATGAGAAATAG